A genomic segment from Candidatus Hydrogenedentota bacterium encodes:
- a CDS encoding glycosyltransferase, translating into MATPRVLTFNFHEPYLCMMAATGLPLDVGLYESGPLARVWHTQFRPIPDNLTLVPERVWRARLDRGHYDVVIAQNESNALDVARAEASRILICHNRRTFLETTIAPENAEGHTAFRMLLDQLPHLFEFVFISESKRDDYRIPGRVIPPGIDVEAWGGYTGDTPCVIRVGNTMRQRDRMFDVDFQEACCTGLANRVVGVNPLIPGSEPSKSFEDLLRTYRTCRAMLHVSREAYEDGYNLAMLEAMACGMPVCALANPTSPITNEVDGFVSYDSAQLREYLARLLEDPALAREIGARGRDTIARTFPLDVFADRWREAIFEAADRRPARGSAARAEAAAGVPVLVTYTGSPHTTGRYIHEALRRACPTVSTGARVTDEALLGWGFPAPVPEYPRHDIETDLSPSLKEIESRLPDGFHPRLLLWVDSGQMWLAPGYAQIDAVKAAWFIDTHLGAPHRLEIARHFDYVYLAQKAQVEEFRAAGVRRVKWLPLAASEELHSLPPRERDLDVAFVGGMASLSGEVRRHFIDAVREHFPNHFIGQCWPHQMAEYYARAKIVVNMCVNRDVNMRVFEAMASGALLITDPAIGLDDLFEEGTDLLVYRSVEEAIALIQTYLDDGEARERIAAAGREKVWREHTYAKRIAWMLDDIQQETGSLAKPLLHHDPKTAEAYYEHPRRELLPAIPLRARRILDVGCGAGALGKLLKEERGVEEVCGVEFIEDAFLRARDVLDRVLHGNIEEMALPWDDGHFDCIVCADVLEHLADPSAVLKKLDRVLAPHGVIVISVPNARYFEVIHMLSHGAWTYYEQGIMDATHLRFFTRTDLRAMIEAGGLEAADVLPLNQRPPEHLPKSPDGSLTLGLVTMEDVDDTAYEEFLTYQWLGIACKTGVDRLGLARQALEAGEYEAAIGFAMDAAAVDDVARYGIVARALGRLGQLEKAATTYRMLLETADAPEIEGEYGILLLAMNDAEAAKPRLERALAAHPDFDRAEGALGLIAYQRGDLESAFSHLRRALEANYANRGLIESFLDVAARLGRLPEARPLMKAYLEFYPGNLDLKITYARMLCDLGDFEAAREQIELVQLFDADHAGARALAEALDRARDDA; encoded by the coding sequence ATGGCCACGCCCCGCGTCCTGACCTTCAATTTCCACGAGCCCTACCTGTGCATGATGGCCGCGACCGGCCTGCCCCTGGACGTCGGGCTCTACGAGAGCGGCCCCCTCGCGCGCGTGTGGCACACGCAGTTCCGCCCCATTCCCGACAACCTCACGCTCGTGCCGGAGCGGGTCTGGCGCGCGCGGCTGGACCGGGGCCACTACGATGTGGTCATCGCGCAAAACGAAAGCAACGCCCTCGACGTGGCCCGGGCGGAGGCGTCGCGCATCCTCATCTGCCACAACCGCCGCACCTTCCTCGAAACCACGATCGCCCCGGAAAACGCCGAAGGGCACACTGCCTTCCGCATGCTGTTGGACCAGCTTCCCCACCTCTTCGAATTCGTATTCATCTCGGAATCTAAACGGGACGACTACCGCATACCGGGCCGCGTCATTCCACCGGGCATCGATGTCGAAGCCTGGGGCGGGTACACCGGCGACACCCCCTGCGTCATTCGCGTGGGCAACACCATGCGCCAGCGCGACCGCATGTTCGATGTGGACTTCCAGGAAGCCTGCTGCACCGGCCTGGCCAACCGTGTCGTCGGGGTAAATCCGTTAATCCCGGGAAGCGAGCCAAGCAAGAGCTTCGAGGACCTGCTGCGCACCTACCGCACCTGCCGCGCCATGCTGCACGTCTCCCGTGAGGCCTACGAGGACGGCTACAACCTCGCCATGCTGGAGGCCATGGCCTGCGGCATGCCCGTCTGCGCCCTCGCGAACCCGACCTCGCCCATCACCAACGAGGTGGACGGTTTCGTTTCCTACGACAGCGCGCAACTCCGCGAATACCTGGCGCGCCTCCTCGAAGACCCGGCCCTCGCGCGCGAAATCGGCGCCCGCGGACGCGATACCATCGCGCGGACCTTTCCGCTGGACGTCTTCGCCGATCGCTGGCGCGAAGCCATTTTCGAGGCCGCGGATCGCCGGCCAGCGCGTGGTTCCGCCGCGCGCGCCGAAGCCGCCGCGGGCGTACCCGTCCTCGTGACCTACACCGGATCGCCGCACACCACCGGGCGCTACATCCACGAGGCCCTCCGGCGCGCGTGTCCCACGGTTTCGACGGGCGCCCGCGTGACGGACGAGGCGTTGCTCGGCTGGGGATTCCCCGCGCCCGTGCCGGAGTATCCGCGCCACGATATCGAGACCGATCTGAGCCCATCGCTGAAGGAAATAGAATCCCGCCTCCCGGATGGCTTCCATCCCCGGCTGCTGCTGTGGGTCGATTCCGGCCAGATGTGGCTCGCCCCGGGATACGCGCAGATCGACGCCGTAAAGGCCGCCTGGTTCATCGACACGCACCTCGGCGCGCCCCACCGTCTCGAAATCGCGCGCCATTTCGACTACGTATACCTCGCGCAAAAGGCCCAGGTCGAGGAGTTTCGCGCGGCGGGCGTCCGCCGGGTGAAGTGGCTGCCCCTCGCCGCGTCGGAAGAGTTGCACAGTCTCCCGCCCCGCGAACGCGACCTCGACGTCGCCTTCGTCGGCGGGATGGCCAGCCTCAGCGGCGAGGTCCGCCGGCATTTCATCGACGCCGTCCGCGAACACTTCCCCAACCACTTCATCGGGCAGTGCTGGCCGCACCAGATGGCGGAATACTACGCGCGCGCGAAGATTGTGGTGAACATGTGCGTGAACCGGGACGTCAACATGCGCGTCTTCGAGGCCATGGCTTCGGGCGCGCTCCTGATCACCGATCCCGCGATCGGCCTGGACGATCTCTTCGAAGAAGGAACGGATCTCCTCGTCTACCGCAGCGTCGAGGAGGCCATCGCGCTCATTCAGACCTACCTCGACGACGGCGAAGCCCGCGAACGGATCGCCGCCGCCGGGCGGGAGAAGGTCTGGCGCGAACATACCTACGCCAAACGAATCGCGTGGATGCTCGACGATATCCAGCAGGAAACCGGATCACTGGCGAAGCCCCTCCTCCACCACGACCCGAAGACCGCCGAGGCCTATTACGAACACCCGCGCCGCGAACTGCTCCCCGCCATCCCGCTGCGCGCGCGGCGCATACTCGATGTCGGCTGCGGCGCCGGCGCGCTCGGCAAACTGCTCAAGGAAGAACGCGGCGTCGAAGAGGTCTGCGGCGTCGAGTTTATTGAGGACGCCTTCCTCCGCGCCCGCGACGTGCTCGACCGCGTGCTCCACGGCAACATCGAGGAAATGGCGCTGCCCTGGGACGACGGCCACTTCGACTGCATCGTGTGCGCCGACGTCCTGGAACACCTGGCCGATCCCTCCGCCGTGCTGAAAAAACTCGACCGCGTCCTGGCCCCCCATGGCGTCATCGTGATCTCGGTGCCCAACGCGCGCTACTTCGAGGTCATCCACATGCTCTCGCACGGCGCCTGGACCTACTACGAGCAGGGCATCATGGACGCCACCCACCTCCGCTTCTTCACGCGCACGGACCTGCGCGCCATGATCGAGGCGGGCGGCCTGGAAGCCGCGGACGTCCTGCCGCTGAACCAGCGACCGCCGGAACACCTCCCGAAAAGCCCCGACGGCTCGCTCACCCTCGGTCTGGTCACCATGGAAGACGTGGACGATACCGCCTACGAGGAATTCCTCACCTACCAGTGGCTCGGCATTGCCTGCAAAACCGGCGTGGACCGCCTGGGCCTCGCGCGGCAGGCGCTGGAAGCCGGCGAATACGAGGCCGCGATCGGTTTCGCGATGGACGCCGCCGCCGTGGACGACGTCGCGCGCTATGGCATCGTCGCCCGCGCCCTGGGCCGCCTCGGCCAACTTGAAAAAGCCGCCACAACCTACCGCATGCTCCTCGAGACGGCCGACGCCCCCGAGATCGAGGGCGAGTACGGCATTCTCCTCCTCGCGATGAACGACGCCGAGGCCGCGAAACCCCGGCTCGAACGCGCGCTCGCCGCCCACCCGGATTTCGACCGCGCGGAAGGCGCCCTGGGACTCATCGCCTACCAGCGGGGCGACCTGGAATCGGCTTTTTCGCATCTCCGGCGCGCGCTGGAGGCGAATTACGCGAACCGCGGCCTGATAGAATCCTTCCTGGATGTCGCCGCGCGCCTGGGCCGCCTCCCGGAAGCCCGGCCGCTGATGAAGGCCTACCTGGAGTTCTATCCGGGCAACCTGGACCTCAAAATCACCTATGCGCGCATGCTCTGCGACCTGGGCGATTTCGAAGCGGCCCGCGAGCAGATCGAACTTGTGCAATTGTTCGACGCGGACCACGCGGGCGCGCGGGCCCTGGCGGAAGCGCTCGATCGGGCGCGGGACGACGCGTGA
- a CDS encoding glycosyltransferase has translation MDQPFLKTPETWRERLADRAPSPDLAVEPSRRGAPTLRAGRLQLHSRYDPEEEARRLVESANLAPGAPVLVLGCGLGYHIRALLEGGHEVAALEPDLDVIKLAVEGPLAGAECRIGAGTPPEGATDLEDFLRRDPQLLIHPPTAQLHREYANATAGDLYAAALAGKHLNIAVVGPMYGGSLPIAGYLARAFEKLGHHVRYVDHAEAWPLYEKIQATVEGSTPAGQLSALYTQFLSEWTYAQVAEFNPEICIVLAQAPAAPTLPDRLRQCGIITAFWYVENWRHLPYWRDIARHYDYFFHIQPGEFEAKLSEAGCRHHAYVQTACDPDLHRPATLGEADRAHYGCDLSFAGAGYYNRVNLFKGLGDYNFKIWGVNWGDRYLAKMLPDGEARFDADTFMKIVAASKINLNLHSSSSKPGVDPECDAINPRVFEIAAAGGFQLCDPCVGLDQLFDFETELPVYRDLRELREQIDYYLSRPEERAECAANARQRVLADHTYTHRAQEMLGHLFRAHGAAILRRGVRAHHTFGEMAARLQPEDELRQWLGHFPEDTPFTFDEIANRSLPKGAPNLYPEQVIAYMRQVKQDADAAMKLMR, from the coding sequence ATGGATCAACCATTCCTGAAAACACCGGAGACCTGGCGCGAACGCCTCGCCGATCGCGCGCCCTCCCCCGATCTCGCCGTGGAGCCCAGCCGACGCGGCGCGCCGACCTTGCGCGCGGGCCGCCTCCAGCTCCACAGCCGCTACGACCCCGAGGAAGAGGCCCGGCGCCTCGTGGAATCGGCCAACCTGGCGCCCGGCGCGCCCGTGCTCGTGCTCGGATGCGGCCTGGGCTACCACATCCGCGCGCTCCTCGAAGGCGGCCACGAGGTCGCCGCGCTGGAACCCGATCTCGACGTCATCAAGCTCGCCGTCGAGGGCCCGCTGGCCGGCGCGGAGTGCCGCATAGGCGCGGGAACGCCGCCGGAAGGCGCGACCGACCTGGAGGACTTCCTCCGGCGCGATCCGCAGCTGCTGATACACCCGCCCACCGCCCAGCTCCACCGCGAATACGCCAACGCCACCGCGGGCGACCTCTACGCCGCCGCCCTGGCCGGCAAGCACCTGAATATCGCCGTCGTCGGCCCGATGTACGGCGGCTCGCTGCCCATCGCGGGTTATCTGGCGCGCGCCTTCGAGAAACTGGGCCACCACGTGCGCTACGTGGACCATGCGGAGGCCTGGCCGCTCTACGAGAAGATCCAGGCGACCGTGGAAGGTTCCACGCCCGCCGGACAGCTCTCCGCCCTCTACACGCAGTTCCTCTCCGAGTGGACCTATGCGCAGGTGGCGGAATTCAACCCCGAAATCTGTATCGTCCTCGCGCAGGCCCCCGCCGCGCCCACCTTGCCCGACCGGCTCCGGCAATGCGGCATCATCACCGCCTTCTGGTACGTCGAAAACTGGCGCCACCTCCCCTACTGGCGCGACATCGCCCGCCACTACGACTACTTCTTTCATATCCAGCCCGGCGAATTCGAAGCGAAGCTGTCCGAGGCCGGCTGCCGCCATCACGCCTACGTCCAGACCGCGTGCGACCCGGATCTTCACCGCCCCGCCACGCTGGGCGAGGCGGACCGCGCACACTACGGCTGCGACCTCAGCTTCGCGGGCGCGGGCTACTATAACCGCGTCAATCTGTTCAAGGGCCTGGGCGACTACAACTTCAAGATCTGGGGCGTGAACTGGGGCGACCGCTACCTCGCCAAGATGCTGCCGGACGGCGAAGCGCGCTTCGATGCCGATACCTTCATGAAGATCGTCGCCGCAAGCAAGATCAACCTGAATCTGCATTCGAGCAGCAGCAAACCGGGGGTCGACCCGGAGTGCGACGCGATCAACCCGCGCGTATTCGAAATCGCGGCGGCCGGCGGCTTCCAGCTCTGCGACCCCTGCGTCGGGCTGGACCAGCTCTTCGACTTCGAAACCGAGCTGCCCGTCTACCGCGATCTCCGGGAACTGCGCGAACAAATCGATTACTACCTGTCGCGTCCGGAAGAGCGCGCGGAATGCGCGGCCAACGCGCGGCAACGCGTCCTCGCGGATCACACCTACACGCACCGCGCGCAGGAAATGCTGGGTCACCTCTTCCGGGCCCACGGCGCCGCCATACTCCGGCGCGGCGTCCGCGCCCACCACACCTTCGGCGAAATGGCCGCGCGCCTCCAGCCGGAGGACGAACTGCGCCAGTGGCTCGGCCACTTCCCGGAGGACACCCCCTTCACCTTCGACGAAATCGCCAACCGGAGCCTGCCGAAGGGCGCGCCGAACCTCTACCCCGAACAGGTCATCGCGTACATGCGCCAGGTAAAGCAGGACGCGGACGCGGCGATGAAGTTGATGCGGTGA
- a CDS encoding glycosyltransferase family 9 protein has product MRILIIQTTRLGDVIQTTPLIHMVRKKHPDAHITLMVRRMGVPVAERNSDIDDIIVYDEDELYRRLHARDSNQLLEAYQIADERIRSLRAGNFDVCYNVTHSVSSAMLVKMAEIPEVYGAHLGDDWQFILRGNWTTYFFTSVFSREYNDLNLCDIIRNIVEGAPPSRALHLALQDDDRAFAADLLAQHGVREGDFVACFQLGASQDDKRWSAENFAALARLLKERDNAKIFLLGVESEQHLGDRFEAIAPGTAVHLFGKTSVAQVAALLERATVLVTNDTGTMHIAAAVNCPITLVSVGNVHYRETGPYGPGHCAIEARRADLGRSDYVPEGLEERQRIRADQVLAAIDYTLACARGDQLPLLDDGGPLESVDLFATRFAPDGCLEYYPAIRRPLGERDFMRIAYRAMWLAHLARAEDPEAEAQSLDAMLTRYDGPGADTVSAWAAEIGAHFEGLAGIADRGMAITEQLLQALGGKPDLERAKSLVAQLMAIDEEARVFSEVNPPCRPLILMARFERDNLDGADPRVLAQTTLEIYRACQARARLMVEKIGRATQRWGERP; this is encoded by the coding sequence ATGCGAATCCTCATTATCCAGACCACGCGCCTCGGCGATGTCATCCAGACCACGCCGCTCATCCACATGGTGCGCAAAAAGCACCCGGACGCGCACATCACGCTCATGGTCCGGCGCATGGGCGTGCCGGTCGCCGAGCGCAACAGCGACATCGACGACATCATCGTCTACGACGAAGACGAGCTCTACCGGCGCCTCCACGCCCGCGACTCGAACCAGCTCCTGGAGGCCTACCAGATCGCCGACGAACGCATCCGTTCCCTGCGCGCGGGCAACTTCGACGTCTGCTATAACGTCACGCACAGCGTGAGCTCCGCGATGCTGGTGAAGATGGCGGAAATACCCGAAGTCTACGGCGCGCACCTGGGCGACGACTGGCAGTTCATCCTGCGCGGGAACTGGACCACCTACTTCTTCACGAGCGTCTTCAGCCGCGAATACAATGACCTCAACCTCTGCGACATCATCCGCAACATCGTGGAGGGCGCCCCGCCGTCCCGCGCGCTCCACCTGGCCCTCCAGGACGACGACCGCGCCTTCGCGGCGGACCTCCTGGCGCAGCACGGCGTGCGTGAGGGCGACTTCGTGGCCTGCTTCCAACTCGGCGCCAGCCAGGACGACAAGCGCTGGTCGGCGGAGAACTTCGCGGCGCTCGCGCGCCTGTTGAAGGAGCGCGACAACGCGAAAATATTCCTGCTCGGCGTCGAATCCGAGCAACACCTCGGCGATCGCTTCGAGGCCATCGCCCCCGGAACCGCCGTACACCTCTTCGGGAAAACCTCCGTCGCACAGGTTGCCGCGCTGCTGGAACGCGCCACGGTGCTCGTGACCAACGACACCGGCACCATGCACATCGCGGCGGCGGTCAACTGCCCCATCACGCTGGTCTCCGTCGGCAACGTGCACTACCGCGAAACCGGACCCTACGGCCCCGGCCATTGCGCGATCGAAGCGCGGCGCGCGGACCTGGGCCGTTCGGACTACGTCCCCGAGGGCCTCGAAGAGCGCCAGCGCATCCGCGCGGATCAGGTCCTCGCCGCCATCGACTACACCCTGGCCTGCGCCCGCGGCGATCAGCTCCCCCTCCTGGACGACGGCGGCCCCCTCGAAAGCGTGGATCTTTTCGCCACTCGATTCGCGCCGGACGGCTGCCTGGAGTATTACCCGGCCATCCGCCGCCCCCTGGGCGAACGCGATTTCATGCGGATCGCCTACCGCGCCATGTGGCTCGCCCACCTGGCCCGAGCGGAGGACCCCGAGGCGGAAGCACAAAGCCTCGACGCCATGCTCACGCGCTACGACGGCCCCGGCGCGGACACCGTGTCCGCCTGGGCCGCGGAAATCGGCGCGCACTTCGAGGGTCTCGCGGGGATCGCGGATCGCGGCATGGCGATCACCGAACAGCTGCTCCAGGCCCTCGGCGGCAAACCCGACCTCGAACGCGCCAAGTCGCTCGTCGCGCAGCTCATGGCGATCGACGAGGAAGCGCGCGTCTTCAGCGAGGTCAACCCGCCCTGCCGCCCGCTCATTCTCATGGCCCGCTTCGAGCGCGACAACCTCGACGGCGCCGACCCCCGCGTGCTCGCACAGACCACCCTCGAAATCTACCGCGCCTGCCAGGCCCGCGCACGCCTCATGGTGGAAAAGATCGGGCGCGCAACCCAGCGCTGGGGGGAGAGACCGTAG
- a CDS encoding MmcQ/YjbR family DNA-binding protein, whose product MNPLDFQALALEFPETVEAPHFEKTSFRVRGKIFATMAPERAEAVVKLTPIDQSVFVGHGGGTVYPVKGKWGEQGWTAIDLDSADRALVRDMLACAYRTVAPKSLAARLPRE is encoded by the coding sequence TTGAATCCGTTGGACTTTCAGGCGCTGGCGCTCGAATTTCCGGAGACGGTGGAGGCGCCACACTTCGAGAAGACGTCGTTTCGGGTGCGCGGGAAGATTTTTGCGACCATGGCCCCGGAGAGGGCCGAGGCGGTGGTCAAGCTTACTCCGATCGATCAGTCCGTGTTTGTGGGCCATGGCGGCGGTACGGTGTATCCCGTGAAGGGAAAGTGGGGCGAGCAGGGCTGGACCGCGATCGATCTCGATTCGGCCGATCGCGCACTCGTGCGGGACATGCTCGCGTGCGCGTATCGCACGGTGGCGCCGAAGTCCCTCGCGGCCCGATTGCCGCGGGAGTAG
- a CDS encoding type II toxin-antitoxin system prevent-host-death family antitoxin, with translation MTPVDIHDLAAHLAQWLERAEHGEELLIARAGAPIARIVPPSASHEPRTPGYWRGQVWMADDFDELPDDIAAAFDGETP, from the coding sequence ATGACACCTGTTGATATCCACGACCTCGCTGCACACCTGGCGCAATGGCTGGAACGCGCGGAACACGGTGAGGAACTCCTCATCGCGCGTGCGGGCGCCCCCATCGCCAGAATTGTTCCACCAAGCGCGTCTCACGAGCCGCGAACGCCCGGCTACTGGCGGGGCCAGGTATGGATGGCCGACGACTTCGACGAATTGCCGGACGACATCGCCGCCGCGTTCGATGGCGAGACCCCGTGA
- a CDS encoding type II toxin-antitoxin system VapC family toxin, which produces MDGRRLRRIAGRHRRRVRWRDPVRLLLDSHALLWWLNDDTRLSHEARRAIADPESSVFVSAATVWEIAIKINAGKLRTPGPFDEALEASRFQTLPITARHALVAGQLPKVHGDPFDRMLIAQAQTESLTLVTRDRAIQEYGITFLPA; this is translated from the coding sequence ATGGATGGCCGACGACTTCGACGAATTGCCGGACGACATCGCCGCCGCGTTCGATGGCGAGACCCCGTGAGGCTGTTGCTCGATTCCCACGCACTGCTCTGGTGGCTCAATGACGACACGCGCCTTTCCCACGAAGCTCGCCGGGCAATAGCGGATCCGGAATCCTCGGTTTTCGTCAGCGCCGCAACGGTCTGGGAAATCGCTATCAAGATCAACGCTGGAAAACTGCGCACCCCCGGCCCGTTTGACGAAGCCCTCGAAGCAAGCAGGTTCCAAACCCTGCCCATTACCGCCAGACATGCGCTGGTCGCGGGCCAACTTCCCAAAGTGCACGGCGATCCCTTCGACCGCATGCTGATCGCGCAGGCGCAAACGGAATCATTGACCTTGGTCACACGGGACCGCGCGATCCAGGAATACGGGATCACCTTCCTTCCAGCCTGA
- a CDS encoding type II toxin-antitoxin system prevent-host-death family antitoxin, translating to MESISLSTFRRDLSQVLDKVNDDHTPMLITRPNGRPVVIMSADDFHSYEETAYLMASPRNAERLDRAVSDIAEGRFVARELREE from the coding sequence ATGGAGTCTATATCGCTTTCGACGTTCCGCAGGGATCTGTCCCAGGTCCTGGACAAAGTCAACGATGACCATACTCCCATGCTTATCACCCGCCCGAATGGCAGACCGGTCGTGATCATGTCGGCCGACGATTTCCATTCCTACGAGGAGACAGCGTACTTGATGGCGAGCCCCCGAAACGCGGAGCGCCTCGATCGCGCCGTGTCGGACATTGCCGAGGGACGCTTCGTTGCACGGGAACTCCGCGAGGAATGA
- a CDS encoding Txe/YoeB family addiction module toxin, whose product MTLCWSEQAWEDYLFWQASDKAMLKRINHLIRDIERDPFRGAGASEPLKHRWSGYWSRRINREHRLVYRVESGKLYIAQCRYHY is encoded by the coding sequence ATGACGCTGTGCTGGTCCGAGCAAGCCTGGGAGGATTACTTGTTCTGGCAGGCCTCCGACAAGGCCATGCTCAAGCGCATCAACCACCTGATCCGGGACATTGAGCGCGATCCCTTTCGCGGCGCCGGAGCGTCCGAACCACTGAAGCACCGCTGGTCCGGCTACTGGTCCCGGCGCATCAACCGTGAACACCGGCTCGTCTATCGGGTTGAGTCCGGCAAACTCTATATCGCCCAGTGCCGCTATCACTACTGA
- a CDS encoding DegQ family serine endoprotease, protein MYAIPKIVRVTAVAGATAALAAGVLAFRPAQAQGPGADGAISALQQMSDTYVRVAEETSRAVVFIEVRKNLPSPASLRRGPFGEGFPFPPFLDPRGFRGQGPEGPRGGAPVPMGSGSGFIISSDGYIVTNHHVAGEADALSVTLEDGRRFDASLVGTDPQTEIALLKIEASGLPIVALGDSDAAKVGEWVLAVGSPFGLSHTVTAGIISAQGRSEVGIVDYANFIQTDAAINPGNSGGPLINLRGEVIGVNTAILSSSGGNNGIGFAIPINMARSIVEDLKEDGQVVRGYLGVSIQNLTPDIAEWFGVSGDRGAIVGDVVEDSPAARAGLRRDDIVLRYGGQEIRDAAGLRSRVATTAPETDVVIELLRDGAPVERTVRIGQLGAPEEKAAARAPGAAPAPVAERLGLRLQELDAQTAAQLGYAGRRGVVVAQVEPGSQAQRAGIVPGALITEVNRRAVSNVREFREALQQGSRKNTALLNVEKDGYSRYVTMKLS, encoded by the coding sequence ATGTATGCTATTCCAAAAATAGTGCGGGTGACGGCCGTGGCGGGCGCGACCGCCGCGCTGGCCGCGGGCGTTCTGGCCTTTCGGCCCGCACAGGCGCAGGGGCCGGGCGCGGATGGCGCGATTTCGGCGCTGCAGCAGATGAGCGACACCTATGTGCGCGTGGCGGAGGAGACTTCCCGCGCGGTGGTTTTCATTGAGGTCCGAAAGAACCTGCCGTCGCCCGCGTCGCTCCGCCGCGGGCCTTTCGGCGAGGGGTTCCCGTTTCCGCCGTTCCTGGATCCGCGGGGGTTTCGCGGGCAGGGTCCCGAGGGCCCGCGCGGGGGGGCGCCCGTGCCCATGGGGAGCGGCTCGGGGTTCATAATCAGCTCGGACGGTTACATCGTGACGAACCACCACGTTGCGGGCGAGGCCGACGCGCTTTCGGTGACGCTGGAGGATGGGCGCCGGTTTGATGCGTCGCTGGTGGGGACGGACCCGCAGACCGAGATCGCGCTGTTGAAAATTGAGGCGTCCGGGCTGCCGATAGTGGCGCTTGGCGATTCGGACGCGGCGAAGGTGGGCGAGTGGGTGCTTGCGGTGGGCAGCCCGTTTGGCCTGAGCCACACGGTTACGGCGGGCATCATCAGCGCGCAGGGCCGCAGCGAGGTGGGCATTGTGGACTACGCGAATTTCATCCAGACGGACGCGGCGATCAACCCGGGGAATTCGGGCGGGCCGCTGATCAACCTGCGGGGTGAAGTGATCGGCGTGAATACGGCGATTCTCAGCAGCAGCGGCGGCAACAACGGCATCGGCTTCGCCATCCCGATTAACATGGCCCGGAGTATTGTGGAGGACCTCAAGGAGGACGGCCAGGTCGTCCGCGGGTACCTGGGGGTCTCGATACAGAACCTCACCCCGGATATTGCGGAGTGGTTTGGCGTTTCCGGCGACCGCGGGGCGATTGTGGGCGATGTGGTGGAGGATTCGCCGGCCGCGCGCGCGGGGTTGCGGCGTGACGATATCGTCCTGCGCTACGGCGGCCAGGAAATCCGCGACGCGGCGGGGCTCCGCAGCCGTGTGGCGACGACCGCGCCGGAGACGGACGTTGTTATCGAGCTGTTGCGCGATGGGGCGCCGGTCGAGCGGACGGTGCGCATCGGCCAGCTTGGGGCGCCGGAAGAGAAGGCGGCGGCCCGCGCGCCGGGCGCCGCGCCGGCGCCGGTTGCGGAGCGCCTCGGCCTGCGGCTGCAGGAACTCGACGCGCAGACGGCGGCCCAACTGGGCTATGCCGGCCGGCGGGGGGTGGTTGTGGCGCAGGTGGAGCCGGGATCGCAGGCGCAGCGGGCCGGTATTGTTCCGGGCGCGCTGATTACGGAAGTAAATCGCCGGGCGGTATCGAATGTGCGGGAGTTTCGGGAGGCCCTGCAGCAGGGAAGCCGCAAGAACACGGCCCTCTTGAATGTCGAAAAGGATGGCTACTCCCGGTACGTGACGATGAAGCTTTCGTGA
- a CDS encoding lecithin retinol acyltransferase family protein, whose translation MARGDHIKVRRCGFLYAHHGIDMGDGTVVHFSGEPLRWRGARICRTPLEDFLRGGRAIVVRRRGAVSPPDITIARALEALSAGEYCVFRNNCEHFATWCKTGRRHSGQVRRALHVAAGIVVGGVAVAAHVAGKRWQAGSS comes from the coding sequence ATGGCGCGTGGCGATCACATCAAGGTGCGGCGGTGCGGCTTTCTTTACGCGCACCATGGCATCGACATGGGCGATGGAACGGTGGTTCATTTTTCGGGGGAGCCTCTCCGGTGGCGCGGGGCCCGCATATGCCGGACGCCGCTGGAGGATTTCCTGCGCGGCGGGCGGGCGATAGTCGTGCGGCGCCGCGGCGCGGTGTCGCCGCCGGATATCACCATAGCGCGCGCGCTGGAGGCGCTCTCGGCCGGGGAGTATTGCGTATTCCGCAACAATTGCGAGCATTTCGCGACGTGGTGCAAGACGGGGCGGCGGCACAGCGGGCAGGTGCGGCGCGCGCTTCACGTGGCGGCGGGCATCGTGGTGGGCGGGGTGGCGGTTGCGGCGCATGTGGCGGGGAAACGTTGGCAGGCGGGTTCCAGCTGA